In bacterium 336/3, the following proteins share a genomic window:
- a CDS encoding CoA-binding protein, translating into MKKTLILGATTNTDRYAYLAARLLTQKGYSIVPVGIKNGEVFGESIEKDKNKIFEDIDTITMYVGVANQAEWYDYILQTKPKRIIFNPGTENPELYKKAQTEGIECIEACTLVMLNTGQY; encoded by the coding sequence ATGAAAAAAACCTTGATTTTAGGAGCAACCACTAATACCGATCGATATGCTTATTTAGCAGCTCGTCTGCTTACACAAAAAGGCTATTCTATTGTACCTGTGGGTATTAAAAACGGAGAAGTCTTTGGAGAAAGTATAGAAAAAGACAAAAATAAAATTTTTGAAGATATTGATACAATTACCATGTATGTAGGTGTAGCAAATCAAGCAGAATGGTACGATTATATTCTACAAACCAAACCTAAACGGATTATTTTTAATCCAGGCACAGAAAACCCTGAGCTATACAAGAAAGCCCAAACTGAAGGAATTGAATGCATAGAAGCTTGTACGCTTGTAATGCTTAATACAGGGCAGTATTAG
- the sufC gene encoding cysteine desulfurase (part of SUF system involved in inserting iron-sulfur clusters into proteins; in Escherichia coli this protein forms a complex with SufBD; the SufBCD complex stimulates the cysteine desulfurase SufS in conjunction with SufE), whose translation MLSIKNLQARIEEKEILKGISLEIRPGEVHAIMGPNGSGKSTLASVLAGKDQYEVTGGEVQFLDKDLLELAPEERAGEGMFLAFQHPVEIPGVTTTNFLKTAMNEIRKYRGLEPLDAVQFLKLLKEKAKILQMDESLMKRSLNEGFSGGEKKRNEIFQMAMLEPRLAVLDETDSGLDIDALRIVAEGVNKLKNSQNSFLIITHFQRILDYIQPDFVHVLFDGRIIKSGGKELALELEEKGYDWVKAEAAV comes from the coding sequence ATGCTTTCTATTAAGAACCTACAAGCAAGAATAGAGGAAAAGGAAATACTAAAAGGCATTAGCCTTGAAATACGCCCTGGCGAAGTACATGCCATTATGGGACCCAATGGTTCAGGGAAAAGTACACTTGCTTCAGTACTTGCAGGAAAAGACCAATATGAAGTTACAGGTGGTGAAGTACAATTTTTGGATAAAGATTTACTCGAATTAGCTCCTGAAGAAAGGGCAGGTGAAGGAATGTTTTTGGCTTTTCAACACCCAGTAGAAATACCAGGGGTAACAACTACCAATTTCTTAAAAACTGCCATGAATGAAATTCGTAAATATCGTGGATTAGAGCCTTTGGATGCTGTTCAATTCTTGAAACTTTTAAAAGAAAAAGCAAAAATCTTACAAATGGATGAAAGTCTTATGAAACGTTCATTGAATGAAGGCTTTTCGGGTGGTGAGAAAAAACGCAATGAAATTTTCCAAATGGCAATGCTTGAGCCTCGTTTGGCTGTATTGGATGAAACAGATTCAGGCTTGGATATTGACGCTTTGCGTATCGTAGCAGAAGGCGTAAATAAACTGAAAAACAGCCAAAATTCATTCTTGATAATCACACACTTTCAACGTATTTTGGATTATATCCAACCTGATTTTGTACACGTGTTGTTTGATGGTAGAATTATCAAGTCTGGAGGTAAAGAACTGGCTTTAGAACTTGAAGAAAAAGGCTACGATTGGGTAAAAGCTGAAGCAGCAGTTTAG
- a CDS encoding 1-(5-phosphoribosyl)-5-[(5-phosphoribosylamino)methylideneamino] imidazole-4-carboxamide isomerase, with protein sequence MVRFIPAIDIIDGKCVRLTQGDYSQKKIYNENPVEVAKSFENAGLQYLHLVDLDGAKQKKVVNYKVLEQIASQTSLKIDFGGGVQSNEDIQKVFDAGAKQITGGSIAVKNPDLFESWIERYGSEKIILGADVKNEKIAVGGWEETSELHIFDFLEKYLAKGIRYVICTDISKDGLLQGTSLELYQKILKKFPDIHLIASGGVSCMQDLDDLQKNGLEGAIIGKAIYEEKISLEELTKEYSK encoded by the coding sequence ATAGTGCGTTTTATACCAGCCATTGACATCATTGATGGGAAATGTGTTCGTCTTACACAAGGCGATTATTCCCAAAAGAAAATTTATAATGAAAATCCTGTAGAAGTAGCCAAATCATTTGAAAATGCAGGTTTACAATATCTTCATCTTGTAGATTTAGATGGAGCAAAACAAAAAAAAGTAGTAAATTATAAAGTTTTAGAGCAAATTGCTTCCCAAACTTCCCTCAAAATTGATTTTGGTGGAGGTGTACAGTCCAATGAAGACATCCAAAAAGTATTTGATGCTGGAGCAAAGCAAATTACTGGTGGAAGTATTGCAGTAAAAAATCCTGATTTATTTGAATCTTGGATTGAGCGTTATGGTTCTGAAAAAATTATTCTAGGAGCAGATGTTAAAAATGAAAAAATAGCTGTTGGAGGCTGGGAAGAAACTTCTGAGCTTCATATTTTCGATTTTTTAGAAAAATATCTAGCCAAAGGAATTAGGTATGTAATTTGTACAGATATTAGTAAAGATGGACTTTTACAAGGAACATCTTTAGAATTGTATCAGAAAATACTTAAAAAATTCCCTGATATACACTTAATTGCCAGTGGTGGAGTATCTTGTATGCAAGATCTTGATGATTTACAAAAAAATGGCTTAGAAGGTGCAATTATTGGGAAAGCAATTTATGAAGAAAAAATTAGTTTAGAGGAACTCACTAAAGAGTACTCAAAATAA
- a CDS encoding glycine cleavage system protein T, with the protein MELKRIPLEHLHEKLGAKMTGFAGFNMPVRYSSDKAEHFAVRNGVGVFDVSHMGEFMLYGEKALDLIQKVISNDASKLTNGKAQYACLPNDKGGIVDDLLVYKIADNEYMLVVNASNIEKDWNWIQSHNSEGVEMKNISDDICLFAVQGPKAVETLQKITTTDLASIPYYSFTKGSIGGIDDVIISATGYTGAGGFELYVHKSTAENLWNKIFEAGKEFDIQPIGLGARDTLRLEMGYCLYGNDIDDTTSPLEAGLGWVTKFTKPFVNSENLQRQKEQGVAKKLVAFEMIDKGIPRSHYEICTETGEKIGEVTSGTISPMLNIGIGLGYVKTEYSNADTPVFIKVREQLQPAKVVKLPFYKK; encoded by the coding sequence ATGGAATTAAAAAGAATACCTTTAGAGCACTTACATGAAAAATTAGGTGCAAAAATGACAGGTTTTGCAGGCTTCAATATGCCTGTACGTTATAGTTCTGATAAAGCAGAGCATTTTGCAGTCCGAAATGGAGTGGGAGTTTTTGATGTATCGCATATGGGAGAATTTATGCTTTATGGAGAAAAAGCTCTTGACCTTATTCAGAAAGTAATCAGTAATGATGCTTCTAAACTAACTAACGGCAAAGCCCAATATGCCTGCTTACCCAACGATAAAGGTGGTATCGTAGATGATTTATTGGTTTATAAAATTGCAGATAACGAATATATGCTTGTAGTGAATGCCTCCAATATCGAAAAAGATTGGAATTGGATTCAAAGTCATAATTCTGAAGGTGTTGAAATGAAAAATATATCTGATGACATTTGCTTGTTTGCTGTACAAGGTCCTAAAGCTGTTGAAACACTACAAAAAATTACGACCACTGATTTAGCTTCTATTCCATATTACTCATTTACAAAAGGCTCTATTGGAGGCATTGATGATGTAATCATCTCTGCCACAGGTTATACTGGAGCAGGTGGATTTGAATTATATGTTCATAAAAGTACTGCTGAAAATCTTTGGAATAAAATATTTGAAGCAGGTAAAGAATTCGACATACAACCTATTGGCTTAGGGGCAAGAGATACATTGCGTTTGGAAATGGGTTATTGTTTGTATGGAAATGATATTGATGATACAACTTCTCCTTTGGAAGCAGGGTTGGGTTGGGTTACCAAATTCACAAAACCTTTTGTCAATTCTGAAAACTTGCAACGTCAAAAAGAACAGGGTGTTGCAAAAAAATTAGTAGCTTTTGAAATGATTGATAAAGGCATTCCTCGTAGTCATTATGAAATTTGCACTGAAACAGGTGAGAAAATTGGAGAAGTAACTTCAGGAACTATCTCTCCTATGCTCAATATTGGTATTGGGTTGGGCTATGTAAAAACTGAATACAGTAATGCAGATACCCCAGTTTTCATCAAAGTTCGTGAACAATTACAACCTGCCAAAGTGGTAAAACTACCTTTTTATAAAAAATAA
- a CDS encoding ABC transporter permease produces MKEILQIKSLIAKEFLLEWRQKYAINGLILYITSAIFVAYLSFNLETQKLQPITWNTLFWLILLFSAFNAIAKGFMQEKAGRQYYYYSLVSPYLIIISKIIYNIVLMLLIALIGLGGYSLFLGNPVQDLPFFILNLVLGAIGFASTLTMVSAIAAKANNNSVLMAVLGFPVILPMLLLLIKVSKNAMDGLDRGSSLEEIATLGAINLIVVSVSYLLFGFLWRS; encoded by the coding sequence ATGAAAGAGATTTTACAAATCAAAAGTCTGATAGCCAAAGAGTTTTTATTGGAGTGGAGACAGAAGTATGCTATCAACGGGCTTATACTCTATATAACTAGTGCTATTTTTGTTGCCTACTTGAGTTTTAATCTGGAAACGCAAAAATTACAACCCATTACTTGGAATACTTTGTTTTGGCTTATATTGCTTTTCTCAGCTTTTAATGCCATTGCAAAAGGATTTATGCAAGAAAAAGCAGGACGACAGTATTATTATTATAGCCTTGTAAGTCCTTACTTGATTATTATCTCAAAAATTATCTATAATATAGTTTTAATGTTACTCATTGCACTCATAGGTTTGGGAGGGTATAGTTTGTTTTTAGGCAATCCTGTTCAAGATTTGCCATTTTTTATTTTAAATCTTGTATTGGGGGCTATTGGATTTGCTTCAACACTTACAATGGTTTCAGCAATTGCAGCCAAAGCAAATAATAATTCAGTGTTGATGGCTGTTTTGGGCTTTCCTGTTATTTTACCAATGCTGTTGTTACTCATCAAAGTTTCTAAAAATGCAATGGATGGATTGGATAGAGGCTCCAGCTTAGAAGAAATAGCGACTTTGGGTGCTATCAATTTAATCGTAGTAAGTGTTTCTTATTTATTATTTGGATTTCTCTGGAGAAGTTAG
- a CDS encoding RNA polymerase subunit sigma, which yields MRQLKISKQITNRESQSLDKYLQEIGKVDLLTPDEEVELAKRIREGDKYALEKLTKANLRFVVSVAKQYQNQGLSLGDLINEGNLGLIKAAQRFDETRGFKFISYAVWWIRQSILQALAEQSRIVRLPLNRVGSLNKISKTFSELEQKFEREPSPDELAEVLEVTTSEVVDTLKISGRHVSMDAPFVQGEENSLLDVLENDGEESPDTGLISDSLRKEIQRALSTLTQREADVVTLYFGLNGESALTLEEIGEKFNLTRERVRQIKEKAIRRLRHTSRSKALKPYLG from the coding sequence ATGAGACAGCTAAAAATTAGCAAGCAAATTACTAATCGCGAGAGCCAATCTTTGGATAAATACCTCCAAGAAATAGGTAAAGTAGATTTGCTCACACCTGATGAAGAAGTGGAACTTGCTAAACGCATACGTGAGGGAGACAAATATGCCTTAGAAAAACTAACGAAAGCAAACCTTCGTTTCGTGGTTTCTGTTGCTAAACAATACCAAAATCAAGGTCTTTCACTTGGCGACTTAATCAATGAAGGAAATTTGGGGTTGATTAAAGCTGCTCAACGTTTTGATGAAACAAGAGGATTTAAGTTTATTTCCTATGCTGTTTGGTGGATTCGTCAGTCTATCTTACAGGCATTAGCTGAACAGTCTCGTATCGTTCGTTTACCACTCAACAGAGTAGGTTCTTTGAACAAAATCTCAAAAACTTTCTCTGAACTAGAGCAGAAATTTGAACGTGAGCCTTCTCCAGATGAATTAGCAGAAGTTTTGGAAGTTACAACTTCTGAGGTAGTGGATACACTCAAAATCTCTGGTCGTCATGTATCTATGGATGCTCCTTTTGTGCAAGGTGAAGAAAATAGTCTATTGGATGTACTTGAAAATGATGGTGAAGAAAGCCCTGATACAGGACTTATCAGCGACTCATTGCGTAAAGAAATTCAAAGAGCTTTATCTACACTCACACAAAGAGAAGCAGATGTGGTAACCCTTTATTTTGGTTTGAATGGTGAAAGTGCCTTGACACTTGAGGAAATTGGTGAGAAATTCAACCTGACTCGTGAAAGAGTAAGACAAATTAAAGAAAAAGCCATTCGAAGACTTAGACATACTTCTCGAAGCAAAGCTTTGAAACCTTATTTAGGATAA
- a CDS encoding RNA polymerase subunit sigma-70 yields the protein MSKKITEEEIVLRCQKADPLAQKYLYEKYAGKFLGICKRYFANLHEAEDAMVMSFVKIFEKVIQFRNEGSFEGWMKRLVVNECLTQIRKKQILFVDAETQYNLTDNIETAEERLNAEDLLTCVQRLPDGYRTVFNLYAIEGYSHQEIADMLGISEGTSKSQLSRARNLLQAYVNELLGTDSVSMTN from the coding sequence ATGAGTAAGAAAATTACAGAAGAAGAAATTGTACTAAGGTGTCAGAAAGCAGACCCATTAGCCCAAAAATACTTATATGAAAAGTATGCTGGGAAATTTTTGGGTATTTGTAAACGATACTTTGCCAATTTGCACGAAGCAGAAGATGCAATGGTGATGTCTTTTGTGAAAATATTTGAAAAAGTTATACAATTTAGAAATGAAGGTAGTTTTGAGGGATGGATGAAAAGATTGGTAGTTAATGAATGTCTAACTCAAATTCGTAAAAAACAAATATTATTTGTAGACGCAGAAACACAATATAATTTAACAGATAACATTGAAACAGCAGAAGAAAGACTAAACGCAGAAGATTTGTTAACTTGTGTACAAAGGCTTCCTGATGGATATAGAACAGTTTTTAACTTATATGCCATAGAAGGCTACTCGCACCAAGAAATAGCAGATATGTTGGGAATTAGTGAAGGAACTTCCAAATCGCAACTTTCGAGAGCAAGAAACTTATTACAAGCTTATGTGAATGAATTATTAGGAACAGATTCAGTATCAATGACCAATTAA
- a CDS encoding glycosyl transferase family 2, producing the protein MQISVVVPAYNEAESLPELTNWIAQVMQQNNFSYEVIVIDDGSTDDTWTVLGQISEKNPAVKGLQFNRNYGKSAALHTGFQQAQGDVVITMDADLQDDPEEIPALYQMITQENFDLVSGWKQKRQDPISKTIPTKLYNAVTRWFSGIPLHDFNCGLKAYKLRVVKSVEVYGEMHRYIPVIAKSVGFKKIGEKKVKHHPRKYGVTKFGWERFLFGFLDLLSITFVTKFRKRPMHFFGGLGVLSFFLGIMITMYVIIEKMIHLYQNERFRNITDQPLFYLALVAIIVGVQLFMAGFLGEMIITNSSKTHEYVVSKKIGI; encoded by the coding sequence ATGCAAATATCTGTGGTCGTTCCAGCTTACAACGAAGCTGAATCGTTACCAGAGCTAACCAACTGGATAGCTCAAGTAATGCAACAAAATAATTTTTCGTATGAAGTAATTGTAATAGATGATGGCAGTACAGACGATACTTGGACAGTTTTAGGGCAAATTTCAGAGAAAAACCCTGCTGTAAAAGGTTTACAATTTAACAGAAATTATGGAAAATCTGCTGCTTTGCATACAGGTTTTCAACAGGCTCAAGGAGATGTAGTCATTACAATGGATGCAGATTTGCAAGATGACCCTGAGGAAATTCCGGCTCTGTATCAGATGATTACACAAGAAAATTTCGATTTGGTTTCGGGTTGGAAGCAAAAACGTCAAGACCCTATTTCTAAAACCATTCCTACAAAGCTTTATAATGCTGTTACTCGTTGGTTTTCAGGCATTCCGCTACACGATTTTAATTGTGGTTTGAAAGCTTACAAACTTCGTGTAGTTAAAAGTGTGGAGGTGTATGGTGAGATGCACCGTTATATTCCCGTTATTGCTAAATCGGTAGGTTTTAAGAAAATTGGTGAGAAAAAAGTTAAACACCACCCACGTAAATATGGTGTTACCAAATTTGGTTGGGAACGGTTCTTATTTGGTTTCTTAGATTTGCTTTCCATTACATTTGTAACCAAGTTCAGAAAACGCCCTATGCACTTTTTTGGAGGTTTAGGAGTACTTTCTTTCTTTTTGGGTATAATGATTACAATGTATGTGATTATTGAAAAGATGATTCATCTGTATCAAAATGAACGTTTTAGAAATATAACCGACCAACCTTTATTTTATTTGGCTCTTGTTGCCATTATAGTGGGCGTACAACTCTTCATGGCAGGTTTTTTGGGAGAAATGATTATCACAAACTCCTCCAAAACACACGAATATGTCGTTTCTAAGAAAATTGGAATATAA
- a CDS encoding phosphoribosylformylglycinamidine synthase — MTTRPDLLETAQKLGLLEEEYHKIVEVLGRKPNFTELCIYSAMWSEHCSYKNSIVWLKTLPKDSPKMLAKAGEENAGLVDIGDGYAISFKIESHNHPSALEPYQGAATGVGGINRDIFTMGARPIAQLNSLRFGDLSLEKTRYLLKGVVKGIGDYGNAFGIPTVGGEVFFDKSFTINPLVNAFSAGVVKTDKVARAIALGVGNPVYIVGSATGKDGVGGAAFASKDLTGESIKDLPAVQVGDPFQEKLLLEATLEAIDTGFIVGIQDMGAAGIICSTSEMSAKGGVGMDIHLDKVPLRQENMQPFEILISESQERMLLVVEKGKEKEIEEIFKKWDLNCSQIGEVTNTGILKFMILGDAIAKVPAESLVLGGGAPIYKREYKEPAYFAEYQKFDINQVVDIKDKDISKIGKFLLTHPNICSKRWIYEQYDSMVGTANQSTNEPSDAAVVFVKGTDKSIVITVDCNSRYVHANPEEGCAIAVAEASRNIVCSGGEPIAITNCLNFGNPYNPEVYWQFVGAIKGMSKACKKFETPVTGGNVSFYNQSKIDGVETPVFPTPTIGMLGILENQENRMTLDFKDEGDWIYLLGEPKNCISSSEYLYSYLQIQASGSPRFNLEDEYALQQVVKGLIQSKLVRSAHDLSDGGLFVALSESAMSRNFGFSIATDPLYRKDAYLFGESQSRVIVSVSSKAKATLNFEKFMNAKGIPFRFLGKVTKGDYEIDGKKVLDVQEAKYIYNNSLGAQMSK, encoded by the coding sequence ATGACAACTCGCCCCGATTTATTAGAAACAGCCCAAAAACTTGGACTTTTAGAAGAGGAGTATCATAAGATTGTAGAGGTTTTGGGTAGAAAACCAAATTTTACAGAGCTTTGTATCTATTCAGCTATGTGGTCTGAACACTGCTCATACAAAAACTCTATTGTTTGGCTCAAAACACTTCCAAAAGATTCTCCTAAAATGCTTGCCAAAGCAGGTGAAGAAAATGCAGGTTTGGTGGATATTGGCGATGGTTATGCAATTAGTTTTAAAATTGAGTCTCACAACCACCCTTCTGCTTTAGAGCCTTATCAGGGTGCTGCAACAGGTGTGGGTGGTATCAATAGAGATATTTTTACAATGGGTGCAAGACCTATTGCCCAGCTCAATTCGCTTCGTTTTGGAGATTTGTCTCTTGAAAAAACCCGTTATTTGCTTAAAGGCGTTGTAAAAGGTATTGGAGATTATGGAAATGCTTTTGGTATCCCGACTGTAGGTGGTGAAGTATTTTTCGATAAATCATTTACAATCAATCCTTTGGTCAATGCTTTTTCTGCTGGTGTTGTAAAGACTGATAAAGTGGCAAGAGCCATTGCTTTGGGCGTTGGAAATCCTGTATATATTGTGGGTTCGGCTACTGGCAAAGATGGTGTGGGTGGAGCAGCTTTTGCATCCAAAGACCTGACTGGTGAGTCTATCAAAGATTTACCTGCTGTACAAGTAGGTGACCCTTTCCAAGAAAAATTATTATTAGAAGCTACTTTAGAAGCGATTGATACAGGTTTTATTGTGGGTATTCAGGATATGGGAGCTGCAGGTATTATTTGTTCTACTTCCGAAATGAGTGCCAAAGGTGGTGTAGGAATGGATATTCATTTGGATAAAGTGCCTTTGCGTCAGGAGAATATGCAACCTTTTGAAATTCTGATTTCAGAATCGCAAGAAAGAATGCTTTTAGTAGTAGAAAAAGGAAAAGAAAAAGAAATTGAAGAAATTTTTAAGAAATGGGATTTGAATTGTAGCCAAATTGGAGAAGTAACCAATACGGGCATTTTAAAATTCATGATTTTAGGTGATGCCATTGCAAAAGTACCCGCAGAAAGTTTAGTGTTAGGTGGTGGTGCTCCTATCTATAAAAGAGAGTATAAAGAACCCGCTTATTTTGCAGAATACCAAAAATTTGATATCAATCAGGTAGTTGACATTAAGGATAAAGATATTTCTAAAATTGGTAAGTTCTTGCTTACACATCCTAATATCTGTTCAAAACGTTGGATATACGAACAATACGATTCGATGGTGGGTACAGCCAACCAAAGTACCAACGAACCTTCAGATGCAGCTGTTGTTTTTGTAAAAGGGACAGATAAATCTATTGTGATAACTGTAGATTGTAATTCCAGATACGTACATGCAAATCCTGAAGAAGGTTGTGCTATTGCAGTAGCTGAAGCATCTAGAAATATTGTATGTAGTGGTGGTGAACCCATTGCTATTACCAACTGTTTAAATTTTGGAAACCCTTATAATCCAGAAGTTTACTGGCAATTTGTAGGTGCTATCAAGGGGATGAGCAAAGCTTGTAAGAAATTTGAAACACCTGTTACAGGTGGAAATGTGAGTTTCTATAACCAGTCTAAAATTGATGGTGTAGAAACACCAGTTTTCCCTACTCCTACTATTGGGATGCTTGGAATTTTAGAAAACCAAGAAAACAGAATGACACTTGATTTTAAAGATGAAGGAGATTGGATTTATTTGCTTGGTGAGCCTAAAAACTGTATTTCAAGTTCTGAATATTTGTATTCTTACTTACAAATTCAAGCTTCTGGTTCTCCTCGTTTCAATTTGGAAGATGAATATGCTCTACAACAAGTAGTAAAAGGCTTGATTCAATCTAAACTTGTTCGTTCTGCACACGATTTATCAGATGGAGGCTTGTTTGTAGCCCTTTCTGAGTCAGCTATGTCTCGTAATTTTGGTTTTAGCATTGCCACAGACCCTCTTTACAGAAAAGATGCTTATTTATTTGGAGAAAGTCAAAGCCGAGTAATTGTTTCTGTGAGTAGTAAAGCTAAAGCAACCCTCAATTTTGAGAAGTTCATGAATGCCAAAGGTATTCCTTTCCGTTTCTTGGGCAAAGTAACCAAAGGCGATTACGAGATTGATGGTAAAAAAGTGTTGGACGTTCAAGAAGCTAAATACATCTATAATAACAGTTTAGGAGCTCAAATGAGTAAATAA
- a CDS encoding NAD-dependent deacetylase produces the protein MNNSRKKVVVLSGAGISAESGIATFRDSNGLWEGHDVMEVASPMGWQKNPSLVLEFYNQRRKQALTAEPNEGHKALANLEKHFDVTIITQNVDNLHEKAGSTNIIHLHGELFKARSTTDPNLVYDMKSWELNLGDKCEKGSQLRPHIVWFYEDVPLMETAVYEAVAADIFIVVGTSMVVYPAAGLIDYINKEVPKYIVDVKIPQIQTHKYHNLNLIEDKASTGLTRLSEELIEKFAL, from the coding sequence ATGAATAATTCTCGTAAAAAAGTCGTTGTTCTTTCAGGAGCTGGCATTAGTGCCGAAAGCGGGATTGCAACCTTTAGAGATTCTAATGGTTTGTGGGAAGGACATGATGTTATGGAAGTGGCAAGCCCTATGGGTTGGCAGAAAAATCCTTCTTTGGTTTTAGAATTTTACAATCAGCGTAGAAAACAAGCTCTTACAGCAGAACCTAATGAAGGTCACAAAGCCTTAGCTAATTTAGAAAAACATTTTGATGTTACCATTATTACACAAAATGTAGATAATCTGCACGAAAAAGCAGGCTCAACAAATATCATTCATTTACATGGTGAGCTTTTTAAGGCTCGGAGTACAACTGACCCGAACCTTGTTTATGATATGAAAAGTTGGGAGCTTAATCTTGGAGACAAATGTGAGAAAGGCTCACAACTTCGTCCACATATCGTTTGGTTTTACGAAGATGTACCTCTCATGGAAACGGCTGTTTATGAAGCTGTTGCTGCTGATATTTTCATTGTGGTAGGTACTTCGATGGTGGTATATCCTGCTGCTGGTTTGATAGATTACATCAATAAAGAAGTGCCTAAATATATTGTGGATGTAAAAATCCCTCAAATTCAAACACACAAATACCACAACTTAAATCTCATTGAAGACAAAGCCAGTACAGGACTTACACGTCTTTCTGAAGAACTTATTGAGAAATTTGCTCTATAA